The following coding sequences lie in one Cannabis sativa cultivar Pink pepper isolate KNU-18-1 chromosome 5, ASM2916894v1, whole genome shotgun sequence genomic window:
- the LOC115716272 gene encoding serine/arginine-rich splicing factor SR45a, whose product MPYSRQRRSPSPESPGRGNRRSRSLSLTRSRRSRSRSPEDVVNPGNNLYVTGLSTRVTTDDLEKFFGKEGKVLECHLVTDPRTRESRGFGFVTMETLEDAERCVKHLNRAVLEGRLITVEKAKRKRGRTPTPGRYQGLRDKRGGHGNRHSRSYSPRRWPDRDPYSRDQRRRSRSPYDRRRREQSPPAGYRR is encoded by the exons ATGCCATATTCAAGACAAAGAAG GTCTCCTTCACCAGAGTCACCTGGTAGAGGAAACCGACGGTCAAGATCATTGTCCTTGACGAGGTCAAGGAGAAGCCGTTCAAG GAGTCCTGAGGATGTAGTCAACCCTGGGAATAACTTGTATGTGACAGGCTTATCGACAAGAGTTACCACTGATGATCTTGAGAAGTTTTTTGGAAAAGAAGGAAAG GTTTTGGAGTGCCATCTGGTTACAGATCCTCGCACTAGGGAATCTcgtggatttgggtttgtcacTATGGAAACTCTTGAAGATGCTGAGCGCTGTGTTAAACATTTAAATCGTGCAGTTCTTGAAGGTCGATTAATCACTGTAGAAAAG GCGAAACGGAAGCGAGGAAGGACACCAACTCCGGGCAGGTATCAAGGTTTGCGAGATAAGCGAG GTGGCCATGGTAATAGACATTCTCGTAGCTACTCACCACGTCGATGGCCAGACAGAGATCCCTATTCTAGGGATCAAAGGAGAAGATCAAGATCTCCATATGATAGAAGGCGCAGGGAACAGTCCCCACCAGCTGGTTATCGTAGATAA